Proteins encoded together in one Micropterus dolomieu isolate WLL.071019.BEF.003 ecotype Adirondacks unplaced genomic scaffold, ASM2129224v1 contig_13806, whole genome shotgun sequence window:
- the LOC123966614 gene encoding nascent polypeptide-associated complex subunit alpha, muscle-specific form-like: MSETSQESDFNNVVHRVWNALDVARRELASQRDEDNLLRATRSTFRRRRRAGPMAEAQAPVNRPSGVWKVKLFLLPNADQIVLPPHAECRKLTRVGLGIPSHDLPGEGSQRCYAQLSWTLPEFNNYICQSFPTVSLNVIGFHLARVDKSRVLSKIQANTLEEVKRSVGRSRVYIIPQTNITLPQIPGPERTRTLPETSPPDGPESLPASSSSTPPMATPTTSPSAVRPAVSPAAPPAIHVGPALSPAPSAIRPPASPAVAQVTPPAPTAPIGMPPVTSSASSQSPPLGVMSLSSTMDGDAGSPRTDTNLSLEASLDPAQWVNAGTPEVFYRRARMEPLNRTPVNDLVIADPEEAEEDDIIAVPFESDSPPSVRSILLHCIQLGE, encoded by the exons ATGAGCGagacatcacaagaaagcgATTTTAATAATGTTGTTCATCGCGTTTGGAATGCGCTTGATGTTGCCAGACGGGAACTGGCGTCGCAGAGGGACGAAGACAACCTGCTGAGAGCCACAAGGAGCACATTTAGGAGGCGAAGAAGAGCGGGTCCGATGGCAG aAGCACAAGCACCTGTAAATAGGCCAAGTGGAGTTTGGAAAGTGAAGCTCTTCCTGCTGCCAAATGCTGACCAAATTGTCCTTCCGCCTCATGCAGAATGCAGAAAACTAACCAGAGTGGGCTTAG GGATCCCGAGTCACGATTTGCCAGGGGAAGGCTCACAAAGATGTTATGCACAACTTTCCTGGACTCTCCCAGagtttaataattacatttgcCAAAGCTTTCCCACAGTTAGCCTGAATGTAATTGGATTTCATCTCGCCAGAGTGGACAAGTCCAGGGTTCTGAGTAAAATTCAGGCAAATACactggaggaggtgaagagatCAGTTGGCAGAAGCAGGGTGTATATTATTCCCCAGACCAATATTACACTGCCACAG ATCCCAGGACCTGAAAGAACTCGTACCCTGCCAGAAACATCTCCACCTGATGGACCTGAGTCTCTACCTGCTTCTTCATCATCCACACCACCAATGGCCACACCCACTACTTCACCATCAGCCGTCAGACCAGCAGTCTCACCTGCTGCCCCCCCAGCAATTCATGTAGGTCCAGCCCTGTCCCCCGCACCATCAGCCATCAGACCTCCGGCCTCACCCGCTGTCGCCCAGGTCACACCGCCTGCTCCTACAGCACCCATCGGCATGCCACCGGTCACATCTAGTGCAAGTTCCCAGTCCCCTCCCCTTGGCGTCATGTCCCTGTCTTCGACGATGGACGGTGATGCGGGATCACCGAGGACAGACACGAACCTATCACTC GAGGCAAGTTTGGATCCTGCACAGTGGGTGAACGCTGGCACCCCAGAG GTCTTTTACAGAAGGGCCCGTATGGAACCACTCAACAG GACTCCTGTCAATGACCTTGTTATTGCGGACCCTGAGGAAGCGGAGGAGGACGACATTATTGCAGTTCCATTTGAAAGTGACAGTCCTCCGTCGGTACGTTCAATTCTTTTACACTGCATTCAACTGGGagaatag